One genomic region from Granulicatella adiacens ATCC 49175 encodes:
- a CDS encoding type II CAAX prenyl endopeptidase Rce1 family protein, which produces MFEITYYTFISLLLYFIILFFSQVLYSVLKRKKTSLELLKIIRDLFKTIVFIVLLIYANILNLLSLSVNFVSLFFFGLFTLLFIFLFTKKDNSHYPLHTKVSAILLSPIIEEVICREIAYNSDYVLVSYILGTIIFIFFHFAFDFKSIIYFLCMSSLLFLLREQSGSVLNSILLHMMMNITVIYRK; this is translated from the coding sequence ATGTTCGAAATAACATACTATACATTTATTTCGTTACTTCTTTATTTTATAATCCTTTTTTTCTCGCAAGTGCTATATTCTGTTTTGAAAAGAAAGAAGACTTCATTAGAACTTTTAAAGATTATAAGAGATCTTTTTAAAACAATTGTTTTCATAGTGCTACTAATATATGCAAATATTTTGAATTTATTGTCTTTATCAGTAAACTTTGTATCTCTTTTCTTTTTCGGATTGTTTACTCTCTTATTTATTTTTTTATTTACAAAAAAGGATAATAGTCATTATCCTTTGCATACAAAAGTTTCAGCGATTCTTCTTTCACCTATTATTGAAGAAGTGATTTGTAGAGAAATTGCTTATAATTCTGATTATGTTTTGGTTTCTTATATACTGGGAACGATCATCTTTATCTTTTTCCATTTTGCTTTTGACTTTAAGAGCATCATTTATTTTCTATGTATGTCGAGTTTGCTTTTCCTTTTAAGGGAACAATCTGGTTCAGTTCTAAATTCTATTCTTCTTCATATGATGATGAATATAACCGTTATTTATAGAAAATAA
- the priA gene encoding primosomal protein N' — translation MYAKVIVDVPVIQVNRPFDYHVPEILQESIEVGMRVAVPFGGRSISGFVLALSDEVDFDGEIKDILHLMDLDPVLSPEMIELGAYLSKKVHAFLIQCYQTMLPAMLKSNYEKRFVLVNPKENEDVFREIFHYENTLLYTDDLPQEQLKRLMKLKKEGVVVIETVVKDRAKVKTEDWIRLNYVMQEYEEFIPTLSARAKKKISLLKTLASMERMEIQKKSFLEDTDFTTADLKFAVEHNWITIVQKEVSRDPYKGRFFKKSVPFQLNEGQQLAFDRVKEESIDPHNSKVYLLEGVTGSGKTEVYLQWISEVIAKGQSAMMLVPEIALTPQMVERFKSRFGDRVAVLHSGLSTGEKFDEWRKIKNKEADIVVGARSSIFAPLENIGIIILDEEHETSYKQDESPRYHARDIAIWRGEFHHCPVVLGSATPSLESRARAQKGVYTLLKLTKRAKEQILPEVHLIDMRNEFIHQKGSFSQTLLKAIENRLEKKEQTVLLLNRRGYSSFVLCRDCGYVLECPNCDISLTLHMDTKTMKCHYCGHEERIPTFCPKCQSRQIRYFGTGTQKVQEELQEVFPDARIVRMDVDTTRRKGQHEAILKQFENQEADILIGTQMIAKGLDYPNVTLVGVINADTALNIPDFRSSEKTFQLLTQVSGRAGRGEKPGEVFIQTYNPTHYAIQLAQGHHYERFFETEMRMRHMANYPPYFFTTMITFSSEEEGVALKKAIEVHKSLMANVSPKAVVLGPTAKSIARMNNRYYFQIIVKYKNEPQLQEFLEQLMIETQEIGSKKILMTIDMEPQHFL, via the coding sequence ATGTATGCAAAAGTAATCGTTGATGTACCAGTCATTCAAGTAAATCGTCCTTTTGATTATCATGTCCCTGAAATATTACAAGAGAGCATTGAAGTTGGAATGCGTGTTGCTGTTCCATTTGGGGGACGTAGTATTTCTGGATTTGTTTTGGCTCTTAGTGATGAAGTTGATTTCGACGGAGAAATAAAAGATATTTTGCATTTAATGGATTTAGATCCCGTCTTGTCACCAGAGATGATTGAGTTAGGCGCCTATTTATCGAAGAAAGTTCATGCATTCCTCATTCAATGCTATCAAACTATGCTTCCAGCGATGTTGAAGTCTAATTATGAAAAACGATTTGTATTAGTGAATCCAAAAGAGAATGAAGATGTATTTCGAGAAATTTTCCATTATGAGAACACATTACTTTATACAGATGACCTACCACAAGAACAACTAAAACGGTTGATGAAGTTAAAAAAAGAAGGCGTTGTAGTTATCGAGACGGTTGTGAAAGACCGTGCCAAGGTGAAAACGGAAGACTGGATTCGATTGAACTACGTGATGCAAGAGTATGAGGAGTTTATTCCTACGCTTTCTGCACGTGCTAAGAAGAAAATATCGCTCTTAAAGACTCTCGCTTCGATGGAAAGAATGGAAATCCAGAAGAAAAGTTTCTTAGAAGATACAGATTTTACAACGGCTGATTTAAAATTTGCAGTAGAGCATAATTGGATTACGATAGTTCAAAAAGAAGTAAGTCGCGATCCGTATAAGGGAAGATTCTTTAAGAAGAGTGTTCCTTTTCAATTGAATGAGGGACAGCAACTGGCATTTGATAGAGTAAAAGAAGAATCTATCGATCCACATAACTCAAAAGTATATTTATTAGAAGGCGTTACTGGTTCTGGGAAAACGGAGGTTTATTTGCAATGGATTAGTGAAGTTATTGCAAAAGGGCAAAGTGCGATGATGCTTGTTCCTGAAATTGCTTTAACACCTCAGATGGTCGAACGATTTAAGTCTCGCTTTGGAGATAGGGTTGCTGTTCTACATAGTGGACTGAGCACAGGCGAAAAATTTGATGAATGGAGAAAAATCAAGAATAAAGAAGCAGATATTGTTGTTGGAGCACGTTCTTCTATTTTTGCTCCATTAGAAAATATTGGCATTATTATTTTAGATGAGGAACATGAAACCTCTTATAAACAGGATGAATCTCCTAGATATCACGCAAGAGATATCGCAATTTGGAGGGGTGAATTCCATCACTGTCCTGTAGTGTTAGGGAGTGCAACTCCTAGTTTAGAATCAAGAGCTCGAGCGCAAAAAGGAGTCTATACTCTTCTGAAACTAACCAAAAGAGCTAAAGAACAAATTCTTCCAGAAGTGCATTTAATTGATATGAGAAATGAATTTATTCATCAGAAAGGATCGTTTTCTCAAACCTTATTAAAAGCAATCGAAAATCGATTGGAAAAGAAAGAGCAAACGGTTTTGCTATTAAATCGAAGAGGCTATTCCTCTTTTGTATTATGCAGGGATTGCGGTTATGTTTTAGAATGTCCAAACTGCGATATTTCGTTAACACTTCATATGGATACGAAAACAATGAAGTGTCATTATTGTGGACATGAAGAGAGAATCCCAACTTTTTGTCCTAAGTGTCAAAGTCGACAAATTCGTTACTTTGGAACTGGAACTCAGAAAGTTCAAGAGGAATTGCAAGAGGTATTCCCAGACGCTCGTATTGTAAGAATGGATGTGGATACGACAAGACGTAAAGGACAGCATGAAGCGATTCTGAAACAGTTTGAGAATCAAGAAGCAGATATTTTAATTGGAACCCAAATGATTGCGAAAGGCCTAGACTATCCAAACGTAACGCTCGTTGGAGTGATTAATGCAGATACGGCACTAAATATACCTGATTTTAGAAGTTCGGAAAAAACATTCCAACTGCTCACACAAGTTTCAGGTCGTGCAGGACGTGGGGAGAAACCGGGTGAAGTATTTATTCAAACCTATAATCCAACACATTACGCGATTCAATTAGCACAAGGACATCATTATGAACGATTCTTCGAAACAGAAATGCGAATGCGTCATATGGCTAACTATCCACCATATTTCTTTACGACGATGATTACGTTTTCTAGTGAAGAAGAAGGAGTGGCGTTGAAGAAAGCTATCGAAGTTCATAAGTCATTGATGGCAAATGTGTCACCAAAAGCAGTTGTGTTAGGTCCAACTGCTAAATCGATTGCGAGAATGAACAACCGTTATTATTTCCAAATCATTGTGAAATACAAAAATGAGCCGCAGCTGCAAGAGTTTTTGGAGCAATTGATGATTGAAACGCAAGAGATTGGTTCGAAGAAAATACTTATGACAATTGATATGGAACCACAACATTTCTTATAG
- the rpoZ gene encoding DNA-directed RNA polymerase subunit omega produces the protein MMLYPSIDKLLKKIDSKYSLVILSSKRAHELHHHEPPLLESYESHKNVGRALEEIAAGKLTIREDSKPEHV, from the coding sequence ATGATGTTATACCCATCAATCGATAAGTTACTAAAAAAAATCGATTCAAAATATTCATTAGTAATTCTTTCAAGTAAACGTGCGCATGAATTACACCACCATGAACCACCATTGTTAGAAAGCTATGAATCACATAAAAATGTTGGTCGTGCGTTAGAAGAAATCGCAGCTGGAAAATTAACTATCCGTGAAGACAGCAAACCAGAACATGTATAA
- a CDS encoding class II D-tagatose-bisphosphate aldolase non-catalytic subunit, whose product MNKLPIKTIVEGLLKLQETGDSATILGIGPMSKNCVQATLELSKDEDFPVMFIASRNQVDSDEFGGGYVNGWDQKRFAAAVEEVADEIGYDNFYYLCRDHGGPWQRDKERNDHLPVDVAMEIGKKSYLADIEAGFDLLMIDPTKDPFEIGKVIPLETVLERTVELIEYCEKERIKRNIPTIGYEVGTEETNGGLTSTETYETFILKLKDELEKRDLPMPTFIVGQTGTLVRKTDQVGNFNFKNAYDLAEMAKKYHVGLKEHNGDYLDDVTLLEHIPSSITATNVAPQYGTEETRAYLNLVAVEAKLVKHGLVTSPSKLRETLLLHAIKSERWRKWMIGDQTKLTVEDILRDGQEELQNEILDIAGHYTFNDPEVKLEIEKLYENLAKHNIDGRRYVIDHIKRPIRDYVECYKLKGVTTRIKNIQ is encoded by the coding sequence ATGAATAAATTACCGATTAAAACAATTGTTGAAGGATTGCTTAAACTTCAGGAGACGGGTGACAGTGCCACAATTTTAGGAATTGGGCCAATGTCAAAAAACTGTGTTCAAGCCACATTAGAGTTGTCGAAAGATGAAGATTTTCCAGTAATGTTTATTGCAAGTCGAAATCAAGTTGATTCTGATGAATTTGGTGGTGGATACGTTAATGGTTGGGACCAAAAACGATTTGCAGCCGCAGTTGAGGAAGTAGCTGATGAGATCGGATATGACAATTTTTACTATCTCTGTCGGGATCATGGTGGACCATGGCAAAGAGATAAGGAAAGAAATGATCATCTTCCTGTTGATGTTGCAATGGAAATTGGAAAGAAATCATATTTGGCAGATATCGAAGCTGGATTTGATTTACTAATGATTGACCCTACAAAAGATCCATTTGAAATCGGAAAAGTAATTCCTTTGGAGACAGTATTAGAAAGAACTGTTGAGCTAATTGAATATTGTGAAAAAGAAAGAATTAAACGAAATATTCCAACTATTGGATACGAAGTGGGAACAGAGGAAACAAATGGTGGCTTAACTTCTACTGAAACATATGAGACATTTATTTTGAAATTGAAAGATGAACTAGAAAAGAGAGATTTACCGATGCCGACATTTATTGTTGGCCAAACTGGGACTTTAGTCCGTAAAACAGATCAAGTAGGTAATTTTAATTTCAAAAATGCATATGATTTAGCAGAAATGGCTAAAAAGTATCATGTAGGACTAAAAGAACACAATGGAGATTATCTAGATGATGTTACTTTGTTAGAACATATTCCATCTTCAATTACTGCAACTAATGTGGCTCCTCAATATGGAACTGAAGAAACTAGAGCATATCTAAATTTAGTTGCTGTGGAAGCTAAATTAGTAAAACATGGTCTAGTTACATCTCCTTCTAAGTTAAGAGAAACATTACTTCTTCATGCGATTAAATCAGAACGCTGGAGAAAGTGGATGATTGGAGATCAAACAAAATTAACTGTTGAAGATATTCTAAGAGATGGGCAAGAAGAATTACAAAATGAAATCCTAGATATTGCAGGTCATTATACATTTAATGATCCTGAAGTGAAGCTTGAAATAGAAAAATTATACGAAAACCTAGCTAAGCATAATATTGATGGACGTAGATATGTAATAGATCATATTAAGAGACCTATTAGAGATTATGTTGAATGTTATAAATTAAAAGGTGTAACAACAAGAATTAAAAACATTCAATAA
- the pknB gene encoding Stk1 family PASTA domain-containing Ser/Thr kinase, which produces MFESGKTIGGRYKIQSHVGTGGMATVYLARDLILERPVAVKVLRFDFHSNEAAMRRFQREAQSATQLVHPNIVGVYDVGEENGTHYIVMEYVEGTDLKEYIRERGPLPPREAVRIMTQIVSAIEVAHQNRIIHRDIKPQNILIDKHGDVKITDFGIAIALSETSLTQTNTLLGSVHYLSPEQARGGMATIRSDIYALGIVLYELLVGEVPFEGESAVSIALKHFQEPLPRISLMLPTVPQSLENVVLKATAKEPLDRYNSCEEMLEDLQTCLNPERLNEPMFKPTTLNQETKVLQPIATEAIPRKIPTSSKEVPEIQFDEEKKPITQEPKKKRKKWPWILLLLITLIGAAAIFAYIQSAPKEVTIPDLSKYTEAEAKVKLADLNLEISDVQKVKSDTVEEGKVVETNPKAGSKVREKSKVVLKVSAGKDTVTIGNYVGNTFDKAKDELQKLGIAVEKKEIYSDTVEAGKVTEQSIAKDQKVVAKETKMILTVSKGKEPVTLVNLKGYTRSGVQEYAKQNGLKLQITEENSNETEDTVIKQSPAEGATLKQGDTLTVVISKGKGERVVSRKFTIPYEEKKQANNGNGNHTSTQEKQPNTVEVFIQDANNNINTAYRSFKITETTTISIDFTFNNQVNSGKYIIKKDGVTIDTGVVQ; this is translated from the coding sequence ATGTTTGAATCGGGGAAGACAATCGGAGGTCGATATAAGATTCAGTCTCATGTGGGAACTGGTGGTATGGCCACAGTTTACTTGGCAAGAGATTTAATTTTAGAGCGACCTGTTGCTGTGAAAGTACTTAGATTTGATTTTCACTCAAATGAAGCAGCAATGAGACGTTTTCAAAGAGAGGCACAATCAGCAACTCAATTAGTTCATCCTAATATTGTAGGAGTCTATGATGTAGGAGAAGAAAATGGAACCCATTATATTGTGATGGAATACGTCGAAGGAACCGATTTGAAAGAATATATTCGAGAAAGAGGGCCTCTACCACCACGAGAAGCAGTACGTATTATGACACAAATTGTTTCTGCTATAGAGGTGGCTCATCAAAATAGAATTATTCATCGCGACATTAAACCTCAAAATATTTTGATTGATAAACATGGTGATGTTAAAATTACGGATTTTGGGATTGCGATTGCATTATCGGAGACTTCACTTACTCAAACAAATACGTTATTAGGATCTGTTCATTATTTATCTCCGGAACAAGCTAGAGGCGGAATGGCTACGATTCGAAGTGATATATATGCTCTTGGAATAGTTCTGTATGAATTGTTAGTTGGTGAGGTTCCTTTTGAAGGGGAGTCTGCTGTATCAATTGCCCTAAAGCATTTTCAAGAACCACTTCCACGAATTTCATTAATGTTACCAACAGTTCCTCAAAGCTTAGAAAATGTCGTTCTTAAAGCAACTGCAAAAGAACCTTTGGACCGTTATAATAGTTGTGAAGAGATGCTGGAGGATTTACAAACGTGTTTAAATCCTGAAAGGCTTAATGAACCGATGTTTAAACCCACTACATTGAATCAGGAAACAAAAGTTTTACAACCGATTGCTACAGAAGCCATACCTCGAAAAATCCCAACTTCGAGTAAAGAAGTTCCTGAAATTCAATTTGATGAAGAAAAGAAGCCTATTACTCAAGAGCCGAAGAAAAAAAGAAAAAAATGGCCTTGGATTTTACTACTTCTTATAACCCTTATTGGGGCAGCTGCCATTTTTGCATATATTCAATCTGCGCCAAAAGAGGTTACTATTCCAGATTTGAGTAAGTACACGGAAGCTGAAGCAAAAGTAAAATTAGCAGATTTGAATCTGGAAATCTCTGATGTTCAAAAAGTTAAATCAGATACCGTGGAAGAAGGAAAAGTGGTCGAAACTAATCCTAAAGCCGGAAGTAAAGTTAGAGAAAAATCAAAAGTAGTTTTAAAAGTTAGTGCCGGGAAAGATACGGTGACGATAGGAAACTACGTTGGTAATACATTCGATAAAGCAAAAGATGAACTTCAAAAATTAGGGATTGCTGTAGAGAAGAAAGAAATCTATTCTGATACAGTCGAAGCTGGTAAAGTTACAGAACAAAGTATCGCAAAGGATCAAAAGGTTGTTGCGAAGGAAACAAAGATGATTTTGACAGTTTCGAAAGGCAAAGAACCAGTGACCTTAGTCAACTTAAAAGGCTACACTCGTTCAGGAGTTCAAGAATACGCTAAACAGAATGGACTAAAACTTCAAATTACTGAAGAAAATAGTAATGAGACAGAAGATACAGTTATTAAACAGTCTCCAGCAGAAGGAGCCACTTTAAAACAAGGAGATACATTAACGGTTGTTATTTCAAAAGGAAAAGGGGAAAGAGTCGTTAGTCGTAAGTTTACGATTCCTTATGAAGAAAAGAAACAAGCGAATAATGGAAATGGAAACCATACTTCAACTCAAGAGAAACAACCGAATACGGTCGAAGTATTTATTCAGGATGCTAATAATAATATAAATACGGCTTATCGATCGTTCAAAATAACGGAAACAACAACAATTAGTATTGATTTCACCTTTAATAATCAAGTGAATAGTGGTAAATACATCATTAAAAAAGATGGAGTAACGATTGATACCGGTGTTGTTCAGTAA
- the rsmB gene encoding 16S rRNA (cytosine(967)-C(5))-methyltransferase RsmB, translated as MSNVRDICVELLTNVEKNQAYSTVAFQNVLQKHKLDVRDRGLLTELFYGTIQRKLTLDFYLKPFIEKQKKMELWVLSLLRMTVYQMAYLDRVPDHAAIFEAVQIAKKRGHQGIAKFVNGVLRNVQRSGFDGVSSIKDERERLSVEFSMPRWIVELLFEQYGEVAREIFPSLNIAPHLSARIQNPEMSVEEVQTLLREEGVMVQESKLSPRAVIVKEGDLLGSKAFKDGIVTVQDESSSLVAQVGKLQHGDKVLDTCAAPGGKTTHFASYLVAEEGGLVEALDLHENKLRKIHQNAKRLGVEDRIHTHALDARKVGELFEKESFDAVFVDAPCSGLGLMRRKPDIKYTKNSEDLTKLQIIQLEILASVATMVKNSGKLIYSTCTINKSENEEVVLKFLANHPDFELQPIEEFGCTNENPMLTILPHEYHTDGFFIARMVRK; from the coding sequence ATGAGTAATGTACGTGATATTTGCGTAGAATTATTAACAAATGTAGAAAAAAATCAAGCGTACTCGACTGTCGCGTTTCAAAATGTGTTGCAAAAACATAAATTGGATGTAAGAGATAGAGGACTATTAACGGAATTGTTTTACGGTACGATTCAACGTAAATTGACATTAGACTTCTATTTAAAACCATTTATCGAGAAACAAAAGAAAATGGAACTATGGGTGCTAAGTTTACTGCGAATGACTGTATATCAAATGGCGTATCTTGACCGAGTCCCTGATCATGCTGCTATTTTTGAAGCTGTACAAATTGCTAAAAAACGTGGTCATCAAGGGATTGCGAAATTCGTCAATGGTGTTCTTAGAAATGTTCAACGTTCTGGATTCGATGGAGTTTCTTCTATTAAAGATGAACGTGAACGTTTGAGTGTTGAATTTAGCATGCCACGCTGGATTGTAGAATTATTATTTGAACAATACGGAGAAGTGGCAAGAGAGATTTTCCCAAGTTTAAATATTGCGCCGCATTTAAGTGCGCGTATTCAAAATCCAGAGATGTCAGTTGAAGAAGTGCAAACTCTTCTAAGAGAAGAAGGGGTAATGGTTCAAGAAAGTAAGTTATCTCCTCGAGCAGTGATTGTCAAAGAAGGAGATTTACTAGGGTCGAAAGCATTCAAAGATGGTATCGTTACGGTTCAAGACGAGTCATCCTCATTAGTGGCTCAAGTAGGAAAACTTCAACATGGAGATAAAGTGCTCGATACTTGTGCAGCTCCTGGAGGAAAAACTACTCATTTTGCAAGTTATCTTGTGGCTGAAGAGGGTGGACTTGTTGAGGCGTTGGATTTGCATGAGAATAAATTACGCAAAATTCATCAAAATGCAAAACGCCTTGGGGTAGAAGACAGAATTCATACTCATGCACTCGATGCTAGAAAAGTAGGAGAACTTTTTGAAAAAGAAAGTTTTGATGCAGTATTTGTAGATGCCCCATGTTCTGGTTTAGGCCTCATGCGCCGGAAACCAGATATAAAATACACAAAAAATAGTGAAGATTTAACAAAATTACAAATAATACAGTTGGAAATTTTAGCGTCAGTTGCTACAATGGTAAAGAACAGTGGAAAATTGATTTATTCAACTTGCACGATTAATAAAAGTGAGAATGAGGAAGTCGTTCTTAAATTTTTAGCCAATCATCCGGATTTTGAATTACAACCAATAGAAGAGTTTGGGTGTACTAATGAAAATCCGATGCTTACCATATTGCCACATGAATATCACACAGATGGTTTTTTCATTGCAAGAATGGTAAGAAAATAG
- the gmk gene encoding guanylate kinase: MARKGLLIVLSGPSGVGKGTVRAAIFAKGNQKFVYSVSATTRKPRPGEVDGKDYFFKSREEFEAMIENKKLLEYAEYVGNYYGTPLEYVQETLDKGKDVFLEIEVQGALQVREAMPDGVFIFLTPPDLHELESRIVNRGTDSDEVIKNRMKVAREELCLMKYYDYSVVNDKVENAVQQIEAIIQTEHLRIQRNIESIEEFEDELEEILEEE; the protein is encoded by the coding sequence ATGGCAAGAAAAGGTTTATTAATCGTTTTATCTGGGCCTTCAGGAGTCGGAAAAGGAACAGTACGCGCAGCTATTTTTGCAAAAGGCAATCAAAAATTTGTGTACTCAGTATCTGCAACGACTCGTAAGCCAAGACCAGGTGAAGTGGATGGAAAAGATTATTTCTTCAAATCTAGAGAAGAATTTGAAGCGATGATTGAAAATAAAAAATTATTAGAATACGCGGAGTATGTAGGAAACTACTATGGAACACCTTTAGAATATGTGCAAGAAACATTAGATAAAGGAAAAGATGTATTCTTAGAAATCGAAGTTCAAGGAGCGCTTCAAGTTCGCGAAGCGATGCCAGACGGGGTGTTTATTTTCTTAACACCACCTGATTTACATGAACTAGAATCTCGCATCGTAAACCGTGGAACAGATTCAGACGAAGTGATTAAAAATCGTATGAAGGTTGCTAGAGAAGAACTTTGTTTGATGAAGTATTATGATTACTCTGTTGTTAATGATAAAGTAGAAAATGCGGTTCAACAAATTGAAGCTATTATTCAAACTGAACATTTACGAATTCAAAGAAATATAGAGAGTATTGAAGAGTTTGAAGATGAGTTAGAAGAAATTTTAGAGGAAGAGTAG
- the fmt gene encoding methionyl-tRNA formyltransferase has translation MKKVIFMGTPEFSTGVLKRLIEEKTVEVIAVVTQPDRAVGRKKIITPTPVKVVALEHDIPVYQPEKLSGSQELEELMQLDADLIVTAAYGQFLPTKFLNFPRFGAVNVHASLLPKYRGGAPIHYAIMNGDKETGVTIMRMVAKMDAGAIISQRAIPITGEDDVASMFEKLSVVGADLLIETLPEIFAGTITEVEQDEALVSFSPNISREQEQIDWNKTATEVDCFVRGLRPWPTSFTVLNGNRVKMWGVSLTDKQTAKTPGSLFIDGGRLYVACGGGTVLEITRLQPAGKAQMDAKAFINGFSEWLKNDAIFEGLNHE, from the coding sequence ATGAAGAAAGTTATTTTTATGGGAACGCCGGAATTTTCTACAGGCGTTTTGAAACGATTAATTGAAGAGAAAACAGTTGAAGTGATTGCTGTTGTGACACAACCAGACCGTGCAGTTGGACGTAAGAAAATCATTACTCCGACTCCTGTGAAGGTAGTTGCATTAGAGCATGATATTCCTGTCTACCAACCAGAAAAATTAAGTGGATCACAGGAATTGGAAGAGTTAATGCAACTAGATGCAGATTTAATTGTAACGGCTGCATATGGTCAATTCTTGCCAACGAAGTTTTTAAACTTCCCACGTTTTGGTGCGGTGAACGTTCATGCGTCACTCTTACCAAAATATCGTGGTGGAGCTCCGATTCATTATGCGATTATGAATGGTGACAAAGAAACTGGCGTAACGATTATGCGCATGGTTGCGAAGATGGATGCCGGTGCGATTATTTCGCAACGTGCGATTCCAATTACTGGTGAAGATGACGTTGCAAGTATGTTTGAAAAATTAAGTGTCGTTGGAGCAGACTTACTAATCGAAACATTACCAGAGATATTTGCCGGAACGATTACTGAAGTGGAGCAAGATGAAGCATTAGTATCATTCTCTCCAAATATTTCAAGAGAGCAAGAGCAAATCGATTGGAATAAAACAGCGACTGAAGTAGATTGCTTTGTACGAGGCTTACGTCCATGGCCAACTTCATTTACGGTTTTAAATGGAAATCGTGTGAAGATGTGGGGAGTTTCTTTAACGGATAAACAAACCGCTAAAACTCCTGGAAGCTTATTTATAGATGGTGGACGTCTATATGTGGCTTGTGGTGGCGGAACAGTGCTTGAAATTACACGTCTTCAACCAGCAGGAAAAGCTCAAATGGACGCGAAGGCGTTTATCAATGGATTTTCTGAATGGTTGAAGAATGATGCGATTTTTGAGGGATTAAACCATGAGTAA
- a CDS encoding Stp1/IreP family PP2C-type Ser/Thr phosphatase: MEIAIKSDVGQRRTLNEDAAGYFLNTQNMPLIVVCDGIGGHNAGDVASAMALSHLGKRWEEESITDTEAAYQWLVKNIQAENDRVFQKANQYRELDGMGTTIVAAVIIDSELLVANVGDSRAYLYRNFQIKQLTEDHTLVQELVKSGEITEEEAKRHPQRNIVTQSLGITLNVQIDFVRVTLKNEDTILLCSDGLSNMLEDQYIKEILGNYSDVNTQAQKAVLAANEAGGRDNITVAIAKYLVREEVA; this comes from the coding sequence ATGGAGATAGCCATCAAGAGTGACGTTGGGCAAAGACGTACCTTAAACGAAGATGCTGCCGGATATTTTTTGAATACTCAAAATATGCCACTTATCGTTGTTTGCGATGGGATTGGCGGGCATAATGCTGGGGATGTAGCTAGTGCTATGGCATTATCTCATTTGGGAAAACGTTGGGAAGAAGAAAGTATTACGGATACAGAAGCGGCCTACCAATGGCTGGTTAAAAATATTCAGGCTGAAAATGATCGTGTCTTTCAGAAAGCAAACCAATATCGTGAATTGGATGGGATGGGGACGACAATTGTTGCAGCAGTAATCATTGATTCTGAATTATTAGTAGCAAATGTTGGAGACAGTCGAGCTTATTTATATCGCAATTTTCAAATTAAGCAATTAACGGAAGATCATACACTCGTACAAGAATTAGTGAAATCTGGAGAGATTACTGAAGAGGAAGCAAAAAGACATCCTCAAAGAAATATTGTTACTCAGTCTTTGGGAATTACTTTGAATGTCCAAATAGATTTTGTACGTGTGACTTTAAAAAATGAGGATACGATTTTACTTTGTTCAGACGGATTGTCTAACATGTTAGAAGATCAATATATAAAAGAAATATTAGGTAATTATTCTGATGTAAATACACAAGCTCAAAAAGCGGTCTTAGCTGCTAACGAAGCAGGCGGACGGGATAATATTACCGTAGCGATTGCTAAATATTTGGTGAGAGAGGAGGTAGCATAA
- a CDS encoding HXXEE domain-containing protein, with protein MDSIAFYLLFPSLFMIHEMEEILLMPSFMSSMVEHPKFKNFKELYSPFKFNLIVLEEFLILLAFLAYSFYVGDFTIYQTIIIAYNYHIVIHVLQSLYLKRYVPGLLSGIVTGLCCSIWIHQLLQNPFQLYFSSILTLLIILLNLALCFKLLNAFNKK; from the coding sequence ATGGATTCAATCGCGTTCTATTTACTTTTTCCTAGCTTATTTATGATTCACGAAATGGAAGAGATTCTTCTTATGCCCTCATTTATGTCCTCTATGGTTGAACATCCAAAATTTAAAAATTTCAAGGAACTCTATTCTCCTTTTAAGTTTAACCTAATCGTCTTAGAGGAATTTCTAATTCTTTTAGCTTTTCTAGCCTATAGTTTTTATGTGGGTGATTTTACAATTTATCAAACAATCATCATCGCATATAACTATCACATTGTAATCCATGTACTCCAAAGTCTTTATCTAAAAAGATATGTACCTGGTCTTTTGAGTGGAATCGTAACAGGATTATGTTGTTCAATATGGATTCATCAACTATTACAAAACCCTTTCCAACTCTACTTTTCTTCCATCCTCACACTACTTATTATTCTTCTCAATCTAGCCCTCTGTTTTAAATTACTAAATGCCTTTAATAAAAAATAG